The nucleotide window actaaccctctcgctttctctcaacaggtagtggtctagcttttgttaaaactagtaactttgtattggcacctattgcattgttgctcctgtatgacatatcgcttattgctgcTTATattctttgtaagtcgctttggataaaagcgtcttctaaatgactaaatgtaaatgtaaatgtaaataaacacaacacagtgtgTATCAGTggtagtttagtttaaactgacggacaaaacaaatctttagccgaaaaatatgtcgctatctttaccagtttgtcaatcatcacaaatgcgggagtgtgtacaTGGCTtaagtcattcgcgaaccagtgggcggggctcgagaagtagtcattgatattcttctgtggaggcagtgTTAAACCTATCAATTGATAGGtacattccaggacctggcgttcgctgtgcctggtgtcaataaaagttgtgatttcagtaacaaggacatcttcagttctgacacttacaggatgttcgatTGAATACGATGAgcttttatataacaaaagctcgggttaaaattgatttcttaattcatgacacctttaatgtaatttaaagagCCCTGAGCTAATCTAATATCATGTATTGTTCCCAATAAACAATACAATAGAATAATTCAAGCACAATTGTGCTTTGTATGTCATGAGTCATGTGTCAcatgtttgtttcatttcagACTCTGAGCAGAGAAAAAAGATGAAGAAGGGACTGATTTGAACGAGCGACTGAGATTGAGACTCTATCACACACAAGAATGCGCGTTAAATACGCCGTCTCTGTCATCTTTATTTTGGCTCTGGTCATTATAGAAAAGGAAAACAACATAATTTCCAAGTAGGCACCATTCATCATCAAAGAGAAATGTCACTTATAGATAAAAGTTTCAAAAACAATTTCAGTTTGCAAGTTAGGACTTTATTTGAGCCCCACAGATGTAACCCAGTGTCTTTTTTTAACTGTGCtctgttttctttcagggtGTCTGATAAGTTGAGCCCAAAGCTGACCCCTTTGACGCCACTCCTGCGGCCCACTGCATCTGTCTCGTCCACTCAGGGACACAATGGATCTGTTTTATCTATCATCAGCCAGACTGAAATCTTGCCCTATCGGGTGAACAACTTTGCCCAGTCCGTCCAGGAGAGCCCGTCACCTGTGTCTGCCGCAGGAGGAAGGAAACACATTCTTCTGTTGGCAACGACTCGTACAGGCTCCTCGTTCGTGGGTGAATTCTTTAACCAGCAGGGGTCAAATATGTTTTACCTGTTTGAGCCGCTGTGGCACGTGGAGCGCATGTTAACGGTGGAGAGCGGAGGGACGAACGCCACAGTGGCGGGCCCGGCGTATCGTGACGTTCTGCGCCAGCTGTTCCTGTGTGACTTCTCTCTGTTGGAGAGCTTCATCGAGCCCCCACCGCAAGAGCACGTTACCTCCTTCCTCTTCCGTCGTGAATCGAGCCAATCGCTGTGCGAAGATCCCATCTGCACGCCCTTTGTCAAAAAAGAATTTGAGCGCTACCACTGTCGCTCGCGCCGCTGCGGACCGCTCAACCTGACCCTCGCCTCTCACTCCTGCATGCAGAAGCAGCATCTTGCCATTAAATCCGTCCGCGTGCGTCAGTTAGAAACTCTGAGGCCGTTGGCCGAGGACCCCCGACTAGACATGAAATTCATCCAGCTGGTCCGAGACCCTCGCGCCGTGCTCGCCTCACGAATGGTTGCCTTTTCTAGCAAGTACAAAAACTGGAAGAGGTGGGTCACGGACAGAGACGTTCCAGTAGACGACAACGAAGTGAGAAAGCTGAAAGGAAATTGCGATAACATTCGCTTGTCTGCTGAGATCGGACTGAAACAGCCAGCGTGGCTTCGTGGCCGCTACATGCTGGTACGCTACGAGGACATAGCTCGGTTCCCCATGAGCAAAGCAGCAGACATGTACAATTTCACAGGGCTTCCCTTTAGCTCAAAGTTAGAAGAGTGGATCTTAAAAAGTACTCAAGCGTCTAAGGAGATGACTGGAGTGTATTCCACTCAGAAAAACTCCTCTGAACAGGTGGAGAAATGGAGGTTTAGCATTCCCTTCAAACTGGTCCAGTTGGTGGAAAAAGTATGCGGCCCCGCCATGACTCTATTTGGCTACAGGTTCGCAGAGAACAAAGAGATGTTGACTGATAAATCAGTGAGTTTGATTGAAGAAAAAACATTCTTATGATTGTAAACGGACTTCACGAGACTAACGCTGAGATTTATGAAGAAGTATGTGACGTACTGTAAACTGTCATGACAGCGCTTTTGAATCAAATATTTACTTTTGTAATAGATGGCCAGTAAGTCAAAGGTAATGGAGTTGTTAGATGTGGGTGTTCTTACACCGTacgtgtgtttattttaagtggAGTGGGTGGTTCTCTAAAGATTCTTTCTACAGCTGGTTTGCAGAAATACAACATATATTATTAGAAACTACTCACTCACCTTAGGAAGAAGCGTTTTTTTAAGTGAACAGATGTCATTTATAGACGTACTGTATATGAACAGGCTCTATATAGGAGTGAACTGGAAATGCCACATCCATGCAGTTTGTTGAGAAGAGGCTGTAATATTTTGTGATACAGACGTCAAAtcctccatgtgttttctctgtgGTTTTGGCCAAGCAAATAATAAACATATGATGTATCGAGGCCATCACAGCTCAACAAGTTAGAAAAACGACATTTACAGTGTATGACAACGAGGAGATTATGTTTATTTGTTCCTGTTCAAAATCTTTCTTTCCATCAGGAAATATCAGATTTTTGTCTGATATCCAAAATCCTTTGACTTTGTCCACTGAATCTGAATGTTTGTGCCTTGTCTTTACTGATTTTGCAGTTAAGAACAGTTAAGAGTACTCCTTGGTAATGGCAAGCATCATTACATTCAATTTGATTGAActatttaatgaaatatttgatGGCGG belongs to Triplophysa rosa unplaced genomic scaffold, Trosa_1v2 scaffold147_ERROPOS851237, whole genome shotgun sequence and includes:
- the chst3b gene encoding carbohydrate sulfotransferase 3b isoform X2, with amino-acid sequence MRVKYAVSVIFILALVIIEKENNIISKVSDKLSPKLTPLTPLLRPTASVSSTQGHNGSVLSIISQTEILPYRVNNFAQSVQESPSPVSAAGGRKHILLLATTRTGSSFVGEFFNQQGSNMFYLFEPLWHVERMLTVESGGTNATVAGPAYRDVLRQLFLCDFSLLESFIEPPPQEHVTSFLFRRESSQSLCEDPICTPFVKKEFERYHCRSRRCGPLNLTLASHSCMQKQHLAIKSVRVRQLETLRPLAEDPRLDMKFIQLVRDPRAVLASRMVAFSSKYKNWKRWVTDRDVPVDDNEVRKLKGNCDNIRLSAEIGLKQPAWLRGRYMLVRYEDIARFPMSKAADMYNFTGLPFSSKLEEWILKSTQASKEMTGVYSTQKNSSEQVEKWRFSIPFKLVQLVEKVCGPAMTLFGYRFAENKEMLTDKSVSLIEEKTFL
- the chst3b gene encoding carbohydrate sulfotransferase 3b isoform X1; protein product: MYNAGAALNGHDDHNHNNEYLILFNVFGIFPVMLRSDEQTRVSDKLSPKLTPLTPLLRPTASVSSTQGHNGSVLSIISQTEILPYRVNNFAQSVQESPSPVSAAGGRKHILLLATTRTGSSFVGEFFNQQGSNMFYLFEPLWHVERMLTVESGGTNATVAGPAYRDVLRQLFLCDFSLLESFIEPPPQEHVTSFLFRRESSQSLCEDPICTPFVKKEFERYHCRSRRCGPLNLTLASHSCMQKQHLAIKSVRVRQLETLRPLAEDPRLDMKFIQLVRDPRAVLASRMVAFSSKYKNWKRWVTDRDVPVDDNEVRKLKGNCDNIRLSAEIGLKQPAWLRGRYMLVRYEDIARFPMSKAADMYNFTGLPFSSKLEEWILKSTQASKEMTGVYSTQKNSSEQVEKWRFSIPFKLVQLVEKVCGPAMTLFGYRFAENKEMLTDKSVSLIEEKTFL